In Serratia sp. FDAARGOS_506, a genomic segment contains:
- the murC gene encoding UDP-N-acetylmuramate--L-alanine ligase, producing the protein MNTQQLAKLRTIVPEMRRVRHIHFVGIGGAGMGGIAEVLANEGYQISGSDLAPNPVTQQLSALGATIYFNHRPENVLDASVVVVSTAISADNPEIVAAREARIPVIRRAEMLAELMRFRHGIAIAGTHGKTTTTAMVSSIYAEARLDPTFVNGGLVKAAGTHARLGSSRYLIAEADESDASFLHLQPMVAVVTNIEADHMDTYQGDFENLKQTFINFLHNLPFYGRAVMCIDDPVVRELLPRVGRHITTYGFSEDADVRIEDYRQIGPQGHFTLSRQDKPLLTVTLNAPGRHNALNAAAAVAVATEEGIDDEDILRALAGFQGTGRRFDFLGEFPLEPVNGKAGSAMLVDDYGHHPTEVDATLKAARAGWPDKRLVMIFQPHRYTRTRDLYDDFANVLSQVDVLLMLDVYAAGEAPIPGADSRSLCRTIRSRGKLDPILVSDADTVPETLAQLLQDEDLVLVQGAGNVGKIARKLAELKLQPPKKEEEHHG; encoded by the coding sequence ATGAATACACAACAACTGGCGAAACTACGTACTATCGTGCCCGAGATGCGTCGCGTCCGGCACATTCACTTTGTCGGCATCGGTGGCGCCGGCATGGGTGGTATCGCCGAAGTGTTGGCAAACGAAGGGTATCAGATCAGCGGCTCCGACCTGGCGCCGAATCCGGTCACCCAACAGCTGAGCGCGCTCGGGGCGACGATTTACTTCAATCACCGTCCGGAAAATGTGCTGGATGCGAGCGTAGTGGTGGTCTCTACCGCCATCTCCGCCGACAACCCGGAGATCGTCGCCGCTCGTGAAGCGCGCATCCCGGTGATCCGCCGCGCAGAGATGCTGGCGGAGCTGATGCGTTTTCGCCACGGCATCGCTATCGCCGGCACGCACGGCAAAACCACCACCACGGCGATGGTTTCGAGCATTTACGCCGAAGCCCGCCTGGACCCGACCTTCGTCAACGGCGGGCTGGTGAAGGCGGCGGGCACCCACGCACGACTAGGGTCCAGCCGTTATCTGATTGCGGAAGCGGATGAGAGCGATGCGTCTTTCCTGCATCTGCAGCCGATGGTGGCCGTGGTCACCAACATCGAAGCCGACCACATGGACACGTACCAGGGCGACTTCGAGAACTTGAAGCAGACGTTTATCAATTTCTTGCACAACCTGCCGTTCTACGGCCGCGCGGTGATGTGCATCGACGACCCGGTGGTGCGTGAGCTGTTGCCGCGCGTGGGTCGCCACATCACCACCTACGGCTTCAGTGAAGATGCCGATGTGCGGATCGAAGACTACCGGCAGATTGGGCCGCAGGGGCACTTTACCCTGAGCCGTCAGGACAAGCCGTTACTGACGGTGACGCTGAACGCGCCGGGCCGCCACAATGCGTTGAACGCAGCGGCGGCGGTAGCGGTGGCGACCGAAGAAGGCATTGACGACGAGGATATCCTGCGCGCGTTGGCGGGCTTCCAGGGCACCGGGCGTCGCTTCGATTTCCTCGGGGAGTTCCCGCTGGAGCCGGTCAACGGCAAAGCGGGCAGCGCGATGCTGGTGGACGACTATGGCCACCACCCGACCGAGGTGGACGCCACCCTGAAAGCGGCGCGCGCCGGTTGGCCGGACAAGCGCTTGGTGATGATCTTCCAACCGCACCGTTATACGCGTACGCGCGATCTGTACGACGATTTCGCCAACGTGCTGTCGCAGGTGGATGTGCTGCTGATGCTCGACGTGTATGCCGCCGGCGAAGCGCCGATCCCGGGTGCGGACAGCCGTTCGCTGTGCCGTACCATCCGCAGCCGCGGCAAGTTGGATCCGATCCTGGTTTCCGATGCTGATACCGTGCCGGAAACCCTGGCACAGCTGCTGCAGGATGAAGACCTGGTGCTGGTGCAAGGCGCCGGCAACGTGGGCAAAATCGCCCGTAAACTGGCCGAGCTGAAGCTGCAGCCGCCGAAAAAAGAGGAGGAGCACCATGGCTGA